From Polynucleobacter sp. MWH-P3-07-1:
ACCAGCTGAGTGCTGGATATGCCGTAAATAGAGCTAAGCCAGAAAATAAGCCCATGATCGGCCAACGACCGATTCGATCCGATAAGGCGCCCATGACAGGAAGCCAAATGAAATTCGAGAGCCCAACAAAAAAGGTGATTAATAAACTATCCACTATCGATAATTTCATTACGCTCTTGCCAAAGGTTGGCGTATATACCGTGATGAGATAAAACGAAACCGTAGTCATCACAATGAGCATCATGCCAGCAAATACAATCTGCCAATTGATGGCTAGGGTTTGCAAAATTTCTTTAAAAGTAGGATGGTGTTTTTCAGCAAGGAATGCTTCGGTCTCTTGTAAAGAACGACGAATTTGAAAAACAACCGGAATAATCATGCAGCCAATAAAGAATGGGATGCGCCAGCCCCAATCTGACATGACTTCTTTGCTGATGGTTTCATTCAAAAAATATCCCAAGGCTGCAGAGAAGATAATGGCTGCCTGTTGACTAGCAGATTGCCAGCTAACGTAAAGGCCCTTATGGCCAGGCGTAGCCATCTCTGATAGATAAACTGAAACGCCGCCTAACTCTACTCCCGCAGAAAAACCTTGTAACAAGCGGCCAAGCAAAACCAAAAGAGGGGCAAGCAAACCAATGCTGGCATATGAGGGGATGAAGGCAACCAAGGCAGTACCCGTAGCCATGATCGAGAGGGTAAGCACCAAACCCTTGCGACGACCAATTCTGTCGATATATCCACCCAAAAAGATTGCGCCCAGCGGTCGCATTAAAAACCCGGCGCCAAAGGTAGCGAAGGTCAGCATTAATGAGGCGTATTCACTGGCTGCGGGAAAGAAAGCTTTTGAAATATAAGTGGCATAGAAGCCGAATAAGAAAAAATCATACATTTCAATAAAGTTACCGCTCGTCACCCGAATAACGGTAGATAACTTTGATTGAGGTTTAGCGATTGCTGTCATCAGAAACTTTCTTTTCTTTTAATCTTCTCAATATATTTTTGATATCTTGCAAAACCTGCAATGCCGCAATGATCATTAGCGACAGAGAAAGCGGTACAACTGCAATGAAACCAAACTTTTTAAAACTCATTGCCCCAATAATGCCACCCAACAGAAACATTAAAAAGAGGGCAAGATGCATTTTGAGTCTGTTACGGTTGGCTTCAACAAAATATTGTTGATTAGCTGCTTGAGACTTATTCCAATAAAGTAACTTACCAAGCTCAATTCCTATATCCGTGATTACCCCTGTCATATGGGTAGTGCGAATTTCTGCTGAAGACGCTTTGGTCACAATAGCATTTTGCAATCCCATCACAAAACACAGCAATAAGGCAATTGCAGGGACTGTGAGAGGCACATAAAAGCTGAGATGATCCCCTACAAATCCAAATATCAGCAATAAGAATGCCTCCACTAAAAGCGGGAGTGCGAATTGACTATGAATGGCTTGTCTACGGCCCCAGCTCACAATGATTGCCGTTGTCATTGCACCCAATACAAATGCCACCAGAAGCGCAAGCCCTCCCAAAACTGGCAATAGCCTACTTAAGGCGAGATCATCCCCAATTCCAGCAACGATGCCACTCATATGGGATGTATAACGTGCAATCGCCAAAAACCCGCCGGCATTCACTGCGCCAGCGACAAATGCCATGTAAACACCCAGATGAAAATCTGAGCGCATGGATCGATGCGGACTAGTGAGGGCCCGTAGAAATTGAACCGGCATGATGCATTCTAAGTCTGGATGAGATTTGCTGGACCACTATTTACTTATAATATTTTGATGAATTTTCTCAAGCCCTCAATACGCAGCCTATTAGAGTGTCTTCTAAGCGCCGCCTTATACATGGGTTTCTTCTATTTCAACGGGTACATCACCGCTTCAATTGAAGACGCACAAGGGGTTAACTGGATTTTCATTCCCGCTGGCCTGAGAATCTTTTTGGCTCTCATTTTTGATTACGCTGGGGCTGCTGGTTTAATGTTAGCCGCCCTGCTCATTAACTACATTGGCTTTTATCAAGCTGACCTAGCGACCAATCTGGGTATTAGCATCATTTGTGGCCTAGCGCCTCTGCTCGGCCGACACTTTGTGATACACAATCTTAAAGTGTCGCCTGATCTAAGCAACATCAGCGTTCAACAATTGTTAGGCAGCATTACGGCTTATTCTTTTTTAAGTTCGGGGCTGCATCAACTTTGGTTTATTACGCGCGGATTGGACTCTGGTGGAGCAGACCATTTCATTGCGATGTTCACCGGAGACATGGTGGGCTCAATACTCTTTATTGCCATCATTAAATATGGCATTGACTTTATTAAACAACGAAGCAATAAAACAAATCTCTTAGATTAGAGCTTTGTTTTATTTTTTGGAATTTTGATCTTCAGCTTGAGGTTTTGCTGGGGGATTCTGATTAGGTACTGGCTTTAAAGTGGATGGCGGTTTTGCCTGAGCGCCTGGGACAGGATTACTAGTTGCTGGACCTTGGGTGCCGCCTGTTTTGGTGGGGCTTTTCCCGTCAAATAGCTCGCCAAGTCCTGCCGCATATACAAAGCCGAACCCCAAGGCTGCCAATGCAGCTAAGCTCTGCAGTGCTTTTGATTTTTTACTCATAGTCAATTGTCTAGCGGCAATATGAAAAGCGCATGAAAAAACCACCCGAAGGTGGCTTTTCTTATCAGTGAAGATTACTTGCGTTTATTCACTGCATCCTTAAATGCCTTACCAGCAG
This genomic window contains:
- a CDS encoding MFS transporter, with the protein product MTAIAKPQSKLSTVIRVTSGNFIEMYDFFLFGFYATYISKAFFPAASEYASLMLTFATFGAGFLMRPLGAIFLGGYIDRIGRRKGLVLTLSIMATGTALVAFIPSYASIGLLAPLLVLLGRLLQGFSAGVELGGVSVYLSEMATPGHKGLYVSWQSASQQAAIIFSAALGYFLNETISKEVMSDWGWRIPFFIGCMIIPVVFQIRRSLQETEAFLAEKHHPTFKEILQTLAINWQIVFAGMMLIVMTTVSFYLITVYTPTFGKSVMKLSIVDSLLITFFVGLSNFIWLPVMGALSDRIGRWPIMGLFSGLALFTAYPALSWLVANPSYEHMLAVELWLSFLYGSYNGATVAALTEIIPARIRTTGFSLAYSLATALFGGFTPLVSTWLIESTGDKASPGYWMAMAGGMGLLATFLIYRGIIKAK
- a CDS encoding YoaK family protein, translated to MPVQFLRALTSPHRSMRSDFHLGVYMAFVAGAVNAGGFLAIARYTSHMSGIVAGIGDDLALSRLLPVLGGLALLVAFVLGAMTTAIIVSWGRRQAIHSQFALPLLVEAFLLLIFGFVGDHLSFYVPLTVPAIALLLCFVMGLQNAIVTKASSAEIRTTHMTGVITDIGIELGKLLYWNKSQAANQQYFVEANRNRLKMHLALFLMFLLGGIIGAMSFKKFGFIAVVPLSLSLMIIAALQVLQDIKNILRRLKEKKVSDDSNR